One genomic segment of Brevibacillus laterosporus LMG 15441 includes these proteins:
- a CDS encoding LacI family DNA-binding transcriptional regulator, producing the protein MGVTIKDVARAANVAPSTVSRVVANHPRISEKTKQRVRKAMEQLGYHPNYQARSLASKSSQTIGLVMPDSTDRIFQNPFFPEVIRGISKIAHSREYAICMSTGETEAELYDGVVRMVQGGRVDGLILLYSKINDRVTNYLKERDFPFVMVGKPHTDMDAINHVDNDNYSAAKEITEYLIKKGHERIAFVGGSPDMVVTIDRLEGYKQAITQASLTLHNEYIVREKVLREGGEEAAIELMNLPNRPTALIVTDDMMALGILRVLNEIGVNVPQDVSLISFNNALITEISQPPLTSVDIQIFQLGYQAGKCLIEKLEQPDEPTKRIIIPFKLVERNSCANYRASTQKDVKKKK; encoded by the coding sequence ATGGGGGTAACAATTAAAGATGTAGCAAGGGCGGCAAATGTAGCACCATCTACAGTCTCTCGTGTCGTTGCCAACCATCCTCGCATTAGCGAAAAAACAAAGCAGCGTGTTCGAAAAGCCATGGAACAACTCGGTTATCATCCTAACTATCAGGCTCGGAGTCTTGCTAGCAAATCCTCACAAACCATTGGGCTGGTAATGCCTGATTCAACAGATCGGATCTTCCAAAATCCTTTCTTTCCTGAAGTGATCCGAGGTATCAGCAAAATTGCCCATAGCCGCGAGTACGCTATCTGTATGTCCACCGGGGAAACGGAAGCGGAATTGTATGATGGCGTTGTGAGAATGGTTCAAGGTGGTCGAGTAGATGGATTGATTCTGCTTTATTCCAAAATTAACGATCGCGTCACCAATTATCTAAAAGAACGAGATTTTCCCTTTGTAATGGTGGGAAAACCACATACGGACATGGATGCCATTAATCATGTCGATAACGACAATTATTCAGCAGCGAAGGAAATCACCGAGTACCTCATCAAAAAGGGGCATGAACGAATCGCGTTTGTTGGTGGTTCACCTGACATGGTGGTAACCATTGACCGTTTAGAAGGCTATAAACAAGCCATCACCCAAGCTTCCCTCACCCTACATAACGAATATATTGTTCGAGAAAAAGTCCTGCGTGAAGGCGGTGAGGAAGCTGCGATTGAACTAATGAATTTGCCTAACAGACCGACTGCCCTGATCGTGACGGATGACATGATGGCCTTGGGCATTTTGCGAGTCCTAAACGAGATAGGGGTTAACGTGCCTCAAGATGTGTCTCTTATTAGTTTTAATAATGCTCTGATCACGGAAATCTCTCAGCCGCCGCTCACCTCAGTAGATATTCAAATCTTTCAACTGGGATATCAGGCTGGAAAATGCTTGATTGAGAAGCTTGAACAACCTGATGAACCTACCAAGCGCATTATTATCCCTTTCAAATTAGTCGAGCGAAATTCTTGCGCTAACTATCGTGCTTCCACCCAAAAGGATGTAAAAAAGAAAAAGTAA
- a CDS encoding acyl-CoA dehydrogenase family protein, translated as MADVKEIVRGGSFLIEAGLAEDVFTPEDYTEEQKMIAKTTEEFVVNEVLPHLEEIEQHHFDHSVRLLKEAGELGLLGADVPEEYEGLGLDKMSSALITEKMARARSFGLSHGAHVGIGSLPIVYFGNDDQKRRYLPDLASGRRLAAYCLTEPGSGSDALGAKATARLSEDGTHYLLNGEKQWITNAGFADVFVVYAKIDGEHFTAFIVERDFPGVSFGPEEKKMGIKGSSTRTVIFEDAKVPVENLLGEQGKGHVIAFNILNVGRYKLAVGTVGSAKRALDIATEYAKERKQFKTPIANFPLIQNKLASMAAKVYASESSVYRTVGMFDSSLSSLGEKANDGREVAKAIADYAIECSINKVFSSEVLDFCVDEGVQIHGGYGFMSEYEIENMYRDSRINRIFEGTNEINRLLIPGTLVKKAMKGELPLLQAASGLQEELMSYYPSELEEAPLAVEKHLLEMTRKIILMVAGSALMKYQKQLDQEQELLAIAADMLIELYAMDSAVKRTEKAIAKNGADKEQHKLNLTTVFVHEAFDRIEQGAKEALAGMEEGDDLRLRLSILKKLTRRDPINSIGLKRQIAAHVLEKNGYAV; from the coding sequence ATGGCAGATGTAAAAGAAATTGTACGCGGTGGAAGCTTTTTGATCGAAGCAGGTTTAGCAGAAGATGTATTTACACCAGAGGATTATACAGAAGAACAAAAAATGATTGCGAAAACCACAGAAGAATTTGTGGTTAACGAAGTTTTACCTCACTTGGAGGAGATTGAACAACATCATTTTGATCATTCGGTTCGCCTGTTAAAGGAAGCAGGAGAATTAGGGCTGTTAGGTGCAGATGTTCCAGAAGAGTATGAGGGGCTTGGACTTGATAAAATGAGCTCTGCGTTAATTACAGAAAAAATGGCACGTGCACGTAGCTTTGGCCTAAGCCATGGTGCTCATGTAGGGATTGGTTCCCTGCCAATCGTATACTTTGGCAACGATGATCAAAAGCGTCGGTACCTGCCTGATTTGGCATCGGGTCGTCGTCTAGCGGCCTATTGCTTAACAGAGCCGGGTTCTGGTTCGGATGCATTGGGTGCTAAGGCAACAGCGCGTCTATCTGAGGATGGCACGCATTACCTGTTAAATGGAGAAAAGCAATGGATCACCAATGCTGGATTTGCTGATGTATTTGTAGTCTATGCCAAAATCGATGGTGAGCATTTTACAGCGTTTATTGTAGAACGTGATTTCCCTGGCGTATCATTTGGACCAGAAGAGAAAAAAATGGGGATAAAAGGCTCCTCAACACGCACCGTTATTTTTGAGGACGCTAAGGTACCGGTCGAAAACTTATTGGGTGAGCAGGGCAAAGGTCACGTCATTGCGTTTAATATTTTAAACGTTGGTCGTTATAAACTAGCGGTAGGGACAGTAGGCTCTGCAAAACGTGCATTAGATATTGCGACAGAATATGCAAAAGAGCGTAAACAATTTAAAACGCCAATTGCTAACTTCCCACTTATTCAAAATAAATTAGCTTCTATGGCAGCAAAAGTATATGCGTCTGAAAGCTCTGTATACCGTACAGTAGGGATGTTTGATTCCTCCCTGTCAAGCTTGGGAGAAAAAGCAAATGATGGCCGTGAAGTAGCAAAAGCAATTGCTGATTATGCGATCGAATGCTCGATCAACAAGGTGTTTAGTTCCGAGGTATTGGATTTCTGTGTGGATGAAGGCGTGCAAATCCATGGTGGATATGGCTTTATGTCCGAGTATGAAATCGAGAATATGTATCGTGACTCTCGCATTAATCGTATTTTTGAAGGTACCAATGAAATTAACCGCTTATTAATTCCGGGCACATTGGTTAAAAAAGCAATGAAAGGCGAATTGCCTTTGTTGCAGGCAGCATCAGGCTTACAGGAGGAGCTGATGAGCTACTATCCTAGTGAGCTAGAAGAAGCTCCTTTGGCTGTTGAAAAGCATCTGCTGGAGATGACACGCAAAATCATTTTAATGGTTGCAGGCTCAGCTTTAATGAAGTACCAAAAACAATTGGATCAAGAGCAAGAGCTACTAGCGATTGCGGCTGACATGCTAATAGAGCTATATGCGATGGACAGTGCCGTGAAGCGCACAGAAAAAGCAATCGCCAAAAATGGAGCAGATAAAGAACAGCACAAGCTGAACCTGACAACAGTGTTTGTGCATGAGGCTTTCGATCGTATCGAGCAAGGAGCGAAGGAAGCGTTAGCGGGAATGGAAGAGGGAGACGACCTCCGTTTACGCTTATCTATTCTTAAAAAATTGACACGTCGTGACCCAATCAACAGCATTGGCTTAAAACGCCAAATCGCGGCTCACGTATTAGAGAAGAATGGCTACGCAGTATAA
- a CDS encoding acetyl-CoA C-acetyltransferase translates to MREVVIVAGARTAVGKSKRGSLKDVHPVDLGAYVVEDLLRRVPNLDPALIEDIIIGNAVPEAEQGTNMARLIGLRAGLPTNVSGITINRFCSSGLQSIAYAAQQIMCGGADVIIAGGVESMSLVPMVGNKVALNPTLVETMPEAYMGMGHTAERVAQRYGISREDQDQFAVRSHQRAAEAIAAGKFKDEIVSVPVKQVFVDENGKRHEKEFVFDTDEGVRTDTNVQTLGKLRPAFHIKGSVTAGNSSQTSDGAAAVLVMSREKADELGIKPIAKFHSFAVGGVDPDVMGIGPVVAVPKALKQAGLSLQDVDLFELNEAFASQSLAVIRELGIDAEKLNVNGGAIALGHPLGCTGAKLTVSLLNEMKRRQSKYGVVTMCIGGGMGAAGVFEVL, encoded by the coding sequence ATGAGAGAAGTAGTCATCGTGGCTGGGGCACGTACGGCTGTAGGTAAGTCAAAGCGCGGCTCATTAAAGGATGTTCATCCAGTTGATCTGGGCGCATATGTTGTAGAGGATTTGCTTCGCCGTGTTCCGAATCTGGACCCGGCGTTGATTGAGGATATAATTATTGGAAATGCAGTGCCAGAAGCGGAGCAAGGAACCAATATGGCTCGTTTAATCGGTCTTCGAGCTGGATTGCCGACCAATGTATCAGGGATTACGATAAATCGTTTTTGTTCGTCTGGTTTACAAAGTATTGCTTATGCGGCCCAACAAATCATGTGCGGTGGTGCTGATGTCATCATTGCAGGTGGTGTGGAAAGCATGAGTCTTGTACCGATGGTGGGGAATAAGGTAGCTTTGAACCCAACCTTGGTGGAAACGATGCCAGAAGCATACATGGGCATGGGACATACGGCAGAGAGAGTAGCACAGCGCTATGGCATTAGTCGTGAGGATCAGGACCAGTTTGCGGTAAGAAGCCATCAACGTGCGGCGGAGGCGATTGCGGCTGGTAAGTTTAAAGATGAGATAGTCTCAGTGCCAGTGAAGCAGGTATTTGTGGATGAGAACGGTAAACGTCATGAGAAAGAATTTGTGTTTGATACGGATGAAGGTGTACGCACTGACACAAATGTTCAAACCTTAGGAAAATTACGACCAGCCTTTCATATAAAAGGAAGCGTTACAGCGGGTAACTCGTCTCAAACTAGCGATGGCGCTGCCGCCGTTCTCGTGATGTCTAGAGAAAAAGCAGACGAATTGGGCATTAAGCCAATCGCTAAGTTCCATTCCTTTGCAGTAGGTGGAGTTGATCCTGATGTCATGGGAATTGGTCCAGTTGTTGCTGTTCCAAAGGCCCTGAAGCAGGCTGGGCTTAGCCTTCAGGATGTAGATTTGTTTGAGTTAAACGAAGCATTTGCCTCGCAATCCTTAGCTGTTATTCGTGAGCTGGGCATTGATGCTGAGAAGTTGAATGTTAACGGTGGTGCAATCGCATTAGGACACCCATTAGGATGCACAGGTGCCAAATTAACGGTATCTCTACTAAACGAGATGAAGAGACGTCAGTCAAAATACGGTGTTGTAACAATGTGTATCGGTGGCGGTATGGGTGCTGCTGGGGTGTTTGAGGTTCTGTAA
- a CDS encoding 3-hydroxyacyl-CoA dehydrogenase/enoyl-CoA hydratase family protein, with protein MERKINKAAVLGSGVMGAGIAAHLANVGIPTYLLDIVPRELTEEESKKGLTLDHPAVRNRIAQAGRDRLLKEKPAPLYDKDSISLITVGNLEDDLDKLREVDWIIEVVVENVDVKKQVFAKIEAYRKPGAIVSSNTSGVSINEMCQDCSEEFKKSFLGTHFFNPPRYLKLLEIIPGEHTDPALVEFMMHFGEFVLGKGTVLCKDTPNFIANRVGTYGLQVSIQEMLRLELGADEIDALTGPVIGRPKSATFRTLDVVGLDTYVHVAKNVRDKATDEAEKAMFEIPEILTKMVENRWLGQKAGQGFFKQEKTAAGKEILVLDTKTLEYKPRVKAKFASLEAAKQAKTLPQKLQAIVYGKDKGSEFLWNVLKKTMLYAAAKVPEIADDIVSVDKAMRWGFGWELGPFETWDAIGLEKSVARMREEGETIPAVVEELLASGKTSFYEKAEGKVAAFHIGGAFRELEEKKEVINLAALKEQGKVVVKNAGASLIDLGDGVACFEFTTPHNALGVDILQMFNKAADEVEKNFTGMVIGNQGKNFCVGLNLAMALMEAQDENWFELDMLAKKFHNTVNRIRTMPRPVVAAPFGMTLGGGVEICYMADQVQVAAETYLGFVEVGVGVLPGACGTKEMLFRAMENIPSGTPTPVDAFPFVARAFETIAMAKVSTSGKEAIKLGYMRPTDRVSINQDHLLYDAKQAVLELDKRGYTAPVERRIPAIGTTGFASLRQNIYGLRESGMISEHDELIATKIAYIMSGGDVPAGTQVNETYILELERQGFLELIKTQKTQQRMQHMLAKGKPLRN; from the coding sequence ATGGAACGCAAAATTAACAAAGCTGCGGTCTTGGGATCAGGGGTCATGGGAGCTGGTATTGCAGCCCATTTGGCTAACGTAGGTATCCCTACTTATCTGCTGGATATCGTACCGCGTGAACTGACGGAGGAAGAGAGCAAAAAGGGATTGACGCTGGATCACCCAGCCGTTCGTAATCGTATTGCACAAGCGGGTCGTGATCGACTGCTAAAGGAAAAGCCGGCGCCTCTGTATGATAAAGATTCCATCTCCCTCATCACAGTAGGCAATTTGGAGGATGATCTAGACAAACTAAGAGAAGTGGATTGGATCATCGAGGTTGTTGTCGAGAATGTAGATGTGAAAAAGCAGGTATTTGCTAAAATAGAAGCGTATCGCAAACCTGGCGCGATTGTGTCCTCTAATACCTCAGGTGTTTCCATCAATGAAATGTGTCAGGATTGTTCAGAAGAGTTCAAAAAATCCTTCCTGGGAACGCACTTTTTTAATCCCCCTCGTTACTTAAAGCTCTTAGAAATTATCCCAGGTGAGCATACTGATCCAGCTTTAGTTGAATTTATGATGCATTTTGGAGAATTTGTACTCGGAAAAGGAACTGTTCTTTGTAAAGATACACCTAACTTTATCGCCAACCGCGTAGGTACATATGGTCTGCAAGTGTCCATTCAGGAAATGCTACGTCTTGAGTTAGGAGCAGATGAAATAGATGCTCTTACAGGTCCAGTAATTGGTCGTCCAAAAAGTGCGACGTTCCGAACCTTGGATGTGGTGGGTTTGGATACGTATGTGCACGTTGCAAAAAATGTTCGCGATAAAGCTACAGACGAAGCTGAAAAAGCCATGTTTGAAATTCCTGAGATCCTTACCAAGATGGTGGAAAATCGCTGGTTAGGTCAAAAGGCAGGTCAGGGCTTCTTTAAGCAGGAGAAAACAGCAGCAGGAAAAGAGATTTTAGTCTTGGATACGAAGACGTTGGAATATAAGCCAAGGGTAAAAGCGAAGTTTGCTTCATTGGAGGCGGCTAAGCAAGCCAAAACATTGCCACAAAAATTGCAGGCAATTGTGTATGGAAAAGATAAAGGCAGCGAATTTTTATGGAACGTATTGAAAAAGACAATGCTGTATGCAGCCGCAAAAGTACCAGAGATTGCAGATGACATTGTTTCAGTAGATAAAGCAATGAGATGGGGTTTTGGTTGGGAGCTAGGTCCCTTTGAAACATGGGATGCCATAGGTCTTGAAAAATCAGTAGCTCGCATGAGAGAAGAAGGTGAAACCATTCCAGCTGTGGTAGAGGAGCTATTGGCTAGTGGAAAAACCTCATTCTATGAAAAAGCGGAAGGAAAGGTTGCTGCTTTTCATATCGGCGGAGCCTTTAGAGAACTAGAAGAGAAAAAGGAAGTCATTAATCTAGCCGCTCTAAAAGAACAGGGCAAGGTGGTTGTCAAAAATGCAGGTGCATCCTTAATTGATTTAGGCGATGGAGTTGCTTGCTTTGAATTTACCACCCCGCATAATGCGCTAGGCGTAGATATTTTGCAAATGTTCAATAAAGCAGCAGATGAAGTAGAGAAAAACTTCACTGGTATGGTGATCGGAAACCAAGGTAAGAACTTCTGTGTCGGATTAAACCTAGCGATGGCATTAATGGAGGCACAGGACGAAAACTGGTTTGAGCTAGATATGCTGGCTAAGAAATTCCACAACACCGTTAACCGAATACGTACAATGCCTCGTCCGGTAGTAGCTGCGCCGTTCGGAATGACGCTTGGTGGCGGAGTAGAGATTTGTTATATGGCTGATCAGGTGCAAGTAGCAGCGGAAACCTATCTGGGCTTTGTAGAAGTAGGCGTTGGTGTATTGCCTGGAGCGTGTGGTACCAAAGAAATGCTCTTTAGAGCGATGGAAAACATCCCAAGCGGAACTCCTACTCCTGTCGATGCCTTCCCATTTGTAGCACGAGCATTTGAAACCATTGCCATGGCGAAAGTATCCACCAGCGGTAAGGAAGCAATCAAATTAGGGTATATGCGCCCAACCGATCGCGTTTCAATCAATCAGGATCATCTGTTATATGATGCTAAACAAGCGGTACTAGAGCTTGATAAACGCGGATATACAGCTCCTGTTGAACGCCGGATTCCAGCTATCGGAACGACAGGATTTGCCTCATTACGCCAAAATATCTATGGATTGCGTGAAAGCGGCATGATCAGTGAGCATGATGAACTCATTGCAACGAAAATCGCTTATATCATGTCTGGGGGAGATGTCCCAGCAGGTACACAGGTTAACGAAACGTATATTCTTGAACTTGAGCGCCAAGGCTTCCTTGAATTAATCAAAACCCAAAAGACCCAACAGCGCATGCAGCATATGCTTGCTAAGGGAAAACCGTTGCGTAACTAA
- the proB gene encoding glutamate 5-kinase codes for MNQTGKMRIVVKVGSSSLAKKQGGCDQQKMSLLVDAIAALRGEGHEVVLVSSGAVASGYCLLGYEQRPRTIVAKQAAAAIGQSILMEHYSALFAAYNYHIAQILLTRSDFSNQERYRHAFQTMSLLLSRNITPIINENDTVSVAELTFGDNDMLGSLVAGMLHADIYIILTDTDGIYNKDPRNNPDAKRFDKVATITDEIKAVAGGSGSSLGTGGMQSKVIAAETALNVGTRTFIGRLSSKDSLLHVINGTGEGTYIGDFGGINLDTSTTHAAEKRESVSTQKQWIALHSAIAGRLHVDAGAQEAIQQRKSSLLPAGITSVEGDFSQGDVVEVYAPTGLIGRGVCRYDSELLRQIISDPQREKPFTEAIHRDQWVSLPHLI; via the coding sequence ATGAATCAGACCGGAAAAATGCGCATTGTGGTGAAAGTAGGAAGCAGTTCCTTAGCAAAAAAACAAGGCGGCTGCGACCAACAAAAAATGAGTCTCTTGGTAGACGCCATTGCAGCTCTGCGTGGTGAAGGACACGAGGTCGTACTCGTGAGTTCGGGAGCTGTAGCAAGTGGATATTGCCTGCTAGGCTATGAACAACGACCGCGAACCATCGTAGCTAAGCAAGCCGCAGCAGCTATCGGACAAAGTATTTTGATGGAGCATTACTCAGCTTTGTTTGCTGCCTATAACTATCATATCGCACAGATTCTGTTGACTCGCAGTGACTTCTCTAATCAGGAACGATACCGTCATGCGTTTCAAACGATGTCCCTACTCCTTTCACGCAACATCACTCCTATCATTAACGAGAACGATACTGTCTCTGTTGCCGAGTTAACGTTCGGCGATAACGATATGTTAGGTTCATTAGTGGCTGGTATGCTGCATGCTGACATCTACATCATTTTGACTGATACTGATGGTATTTATAATAAAGACCCAAGAAATAATCCTGACGCAAAGCGGTTCGACAAGGTCGCTACCATTACAGATGAAATCAAAGCAGTAGCTGGCGGTTCAGGTTCATCTCTTGGTACTGGAGGAATGCAATCCAAGGTAATTGCTGCTGAAACGGCCTTAAATGTAGGCACGCGTACCTTTATCGGACGGTTATCCTCCAAGGATAGTTTATTGCATGTCATTAATGGGACAGGAGAAGGAACCTATATTGGAGATTTTGGCGGAATAAATTTGGACACCTCTACTACTCATGCTGCTGAAAAGCGCGAGAGTGTTTCTACACAGAAGCAGTGGATTGCCCTGCATTCCGCTATCGCCGGTCGCTTGCATGTAGATGCTGGGGCCCAAGAAGCGATTCAGCAACGCAAGAGCAGTCTGCTACCAGCGGGAATTACCAGTGTAGAGGGTGATTTTTCACAGGGGGATGTTGTTGAAGTGTATGCCCCTACTGGTTTAATTGGTCGAGGTGTCTGTCGCTATGATAGTGAACTACTGCGCCAAATCATCAGTGACCCACAGAGGGAAAAACCTTTTACAGAAGCTATTCATCGAGATCAATGGGTATCTCTGCCTCATCTCATATAA
- a CDS encoding glutamate-5-semialdehyde dehydrogenase, which produces MREGNHQTNVASKQVIDQVTKQAKLAQVASRKLALLTSEQKNAALRAIKEQLLADQAYILTENKQDVDKAIESGQLTSLIDRLSLTPERITALPDSLEDLAALADPIGETTAEWVQKDGLAIRSVRVPLGVVGMIYEARPNVTVDAAAISLKTGNAVVLRGSASTTRSNLALVKSIQTALQNLGLPHEAVQYLATTDRAAVDVMCSLHGIIDVIIPRGGASLINRVVKNSIVPVIETGVGNCHIFIDQSADSAMAKAIVQNAKLSRPAVCNALESLLIHQDFGHDQSAALLTSLLDAGVELRVCEGTMASHPELRDRFVLATEPDWHAEFLDTILAVKTVTNIDEALEHIATYGTKHSESILTEDQTQAERFLQAVDAAVVYHNASTRFTDGGEFGFGAEIGISTQKLHARGPMGLTTLTSIKYRVLGNGQTR; this is translated from the coding sequence ATGAGAGAAGGAAACCACCAAACGAATGTAGCCTCCAAGCAGGTGATTGATCAGGTTACGAAGCAGGCAAAACTAGCTCAAGTAGCCTCACGAAAGTTGGCACTTTTGACCAGCGAACAAAAGAACGCTGCATTACGCGCTATAAAAGAACAGCTTTTAGCTGATCAAGCTTATATTTTAACTGAAAATAAACAGGATGTTGACAAGGCAATTGAAAGTGGACAGCTTACGAGCTTAATTGATCGTCTTAGTCTAACACCCGAACGAATTACTGCCTTACCTGATAGCCTAGAGGATTTAGCTGCTCTTGCTGATCCTATTGGCGAAACAACTGCGGAGTGGGTTCAAAAGGACGGCTTGGCCATTCGTTCCGTGCGTGTACCACTAGGGGTAGTCGGTATGATATATGAAGCACGTCCAAATGTTACAGTAGATGCGGCCGCCATTTCACTAAAAACAGGAAATGCCGTTGTACTGCGCGGTAGTGCCTCAACCACTCGTTCTAACCTAGCTTTGGTAAAAAGTATTCAAACCGCCCTTCAAAATCTTGGACTGCCACATGAAGCGGTTCAGTATCTTGCTACGACCGATCGGGCAGCGGTAGATGTGATGTGCAGCCTCCATGGAATTATCGACGTGATCATCCCACGTGGAGGAGCATCCCTAATCAATCGTGTTGTGAAAAACTCCATTGTGCCTGTTATTGAGACCGGAGTAGGTAATTGCCATATCTTCATTGATCAATCCGCTGATTCGGCTATGGCCAAAGCTATCGTACAAAATGCTAAGCTAAGTCGTCCTGCTGTATGCAATGCTCTTGAGTCCCTACTCATCCATCAAGATTTTGGACATGATCAATCCGCAGCTCTTTTGACATCCCTGCTAGATGCAGGCGTAGAGCTACGCGTATGCGAAGGAACAATGGCTTCCCACCCAGAGCTACGCGATCGCTTTGTCTTAGCTACCGAACCGGATTGGCATGCTGAATTCCTAGACACCATTCTTGCTGTTAAAACGGTTACGAATATAGATGAGGCCTTGGAACATATCGCTACTTATGGAACCAAGCACTCGGAATCAATTTTGACTGAGGATCAAACGCAAGCAGAACGCTTCTTGCAAGCCGTAGATGCTGCTGTTGTTTATCATAATGCTTCTACACGTTTTACAGATGGTGGAGAATTTGGCTTTGGAGCTGAAATTGGAATTAGCACACAAAAATTGCATGCTCGCGGTCCGATGGGTCTAACAACATTGACTTCTATTAAATATCGTGTCTTAGGAAACGGACAAACAAGGTAA
- the proC gene encoding pyrroline-5-carboxylate reductase has translation MNDHQANQICQQLHVGFMGAGSIVEAIVKGITAKHLLPANSIYVTNHSDDARLRELQEQYGVTPTRDLSTMLLQSQVIILGMKPKDVASACQTLREYVTPDHLIISVIAGVPTSSIQEWLGVECPIIRAMPNTSSAVGLSATGIAAGKFASEQHLAIAECLFQAIGHVCIVFEQELDIITGLSGSGPAYIYYLVEAMEGAGQQAGLSQEISRELTVQTLLGAAHMLIATKEEPAVLRKKVTSPGGTTQAGLEVLQSHGFKQAITEAILRATERARELGAPYR, from the coding sequence ATGAACGATCATCAAGCTAACCAGATATGCCAACAACTTCACGTAGGTTTTATGGGAGCAGGTTCCATCGTAGAAGCCATTGTAAAAGGTATCACAGCTAAACATTTACTACCTGCAAATAGCATCTATGTGACTAATCATTCAGATGATGCTAGGCTCCGTGAACTACAAGAACAGTACGGAGTGACCCCAACTCGTGATTTATCAACTATGCTTCTACAGTCTCAAGTGATCATTTTGGGAATGAAACCAAAGGACGTCGCCTCAGCATGCCAGACCCTGCGTGAGTACGTAACTCCTGATCATTTGATTATCTCTGTCATTGCCGGAGTCCCTACTTCCTCTATTCAGGAATGGCTTGGCGTCGAATGTCCAATCATTCGTGCGATGCCAAACACATCTTCAGCCGTAGGTTTATCCGCAACTGGAATAGCTGCTGGTAAATTTGCGTCTGAGCAACATCTGGCTATAGCAGAATGTTTATTTCAAGCAATCGGTCATGTGTGTATCGTTTTCGAACAAGAATTAGATATTATCACTGGCTTATCTGGGAGTGGGCCTGCTTATATTTATTATCTTGTGGAAGCCATGGAGGGTGCTGGACAGCAAGCAGGTCTTTCCCAAGAGATATCCCGGGAGCTAACCGTACAAACATTGCTTGGCGCCGCTCACATGTTGATCGCGACCAAGGAAGAGCCAGCGGTCCTGCGTAAAAAAGTAACTAGTCCAGGCGGAACTACACAGGCAGGCCTAGAGGTATTGCAGTCGCACGGCTTTAAACAAGCCATAACAGAAGCCATTCTGCGAGCTACTGAGCGAGCACGAGAGCTAGGGGCGCCTTATCGGTAA
- a CDS encoding spore coat protein, whose translation MQNKQIANPQSNQLPKVKGPEMNDRDYINDALSTCKYLTDSLNDAVREASHQQLHEAYMQLLTETHQSARELYNCMFQKGWYKLEAADQQKVTQAHQQFSGYSTQFPYNH comes from the coding sequence ATGCAAAACAAACAAATTGCGAATCCGCAATCCAATCAATTGCCAAAGGTCAAAGGCCCTGAAATGAACGATCGCGATTATATCAATGATGCGCTTAGCACCTGCAAATATTTAACTGATAGCCTAAATGATGCAGTGCGAGAAGCAAGTCACCAGCAATTACATGAAGCCTATATGCAATTATTAACGGAAACTCATCAGTCAGCCCGTGAATTATATAATTGTATGTTTCAAAAGGGCTGGTATAAGCTTGAAGCAGCAGATCAGCAAAAGGTAACACAAGCTCATCAGCAATTTAGCGGATATTCAACTCAATTCCCATATAACCATTAA